One part of the Arthrobacter tumbae genome encodes these proteins:
- a CDS encoding DUF3140 domain-containing protein: MSDTTSVDEVWDEWKEAVNMTASQVEKWLDTEESKEVGQKDDGGESVGHASGRRIIKLLSTKKADLTDSDAAHMRKVVGYVHRHLAQKPSSDVEHSKWRYSLMNWGHDPLKD, translated from the coding sequence ATGTCGGACACCACCAGCGTTGACGAGGTCTGGGACGAATGGAAGGAAGCCGTCAATATGACGGCATCCCAGGTGGAGAAGTGGCTGGACACGGAGGAATCAAAGGAGGTCGGGCAGAAGGACGACGGCGGCGAGTCAGTTGGGCACGCGTCCGGCCGCCGCATCATCAAACTCCTGTCCACGAAGAAAGCGGACCTCACCGACTCAGACGCTGCGCACATGCGCAAGGTGGTGGGCTATGTCCACCGGCACCTCGCGCAGAAGCCTTCCTCCGACGTCGAGCATTCAAAGTGGCGCTACTCGCTCATGAACTGGGGGCATGACCCGCTGAAGGACTGA
- a CDS encoding SGNH/GDSL hydrolase family protein, which yields MSRLYVAIGDSFTEGVGDWDSRYPNGVRGWADRVAKQLSKQDPSWRYANLAIRSKRLRQIVDEQLQPALDLHPSVVSVYAGGNDILELRASITPLMETYEEMVSRIAAAGARPLLFTGFDVRLHPVLEPMRRRNWTYNDHVRRIADTYGALLVDYWCFEEYDDPRLWDIDRLHMSPAGHRNMAAQVLRVLGIDHTLTSKPLRPRQRSTMAELLRAESVWWGEWVIPMFGRRLRNVTLGDDLEPRWPVPIRPADGLKRLAAGRFSPSAGHAPSS from the coding sequence GTGTCCAGGCTGTATGTCGCGATCGGTGATTCCTTCACGGAGGGAGTGGGGGACTGGGACTCCCGCTATCCCAATGGCGTCCGTGGCTGGGCGGATCGCGTGGCCAAACAACTGAGCAAACAGGACCCGAGCTGGCGCTACGCCAACCTCGCGATCCGTAGCAAGCGGCTTCGCCAGATCGTCGACGAGCAACTGCAGCCCGCGCTCGACCTCCACCCCAGCGTTGTCAGCGTCTATGCCGGTGGGAACGACATCCTCGAACTGCGCGCCAGCATCACCCCGCTCATGGAGACCTACGAGGAAATGGTGTCCCGCATCGCGGCCGCCGGCGCCCGGCCACTCCTTTTCACGGGTTTCGACGTCCGACTGCATCCGGTCCTCGAACCGATGCGACGCCGGAACTGGACCTACAACGACCATGTGCGCCGGATCGCCGACACCTATGGCGCCCTGCTCGTGGACTACTGGTGCTTCGAGGAGTACGACGATCCGCGCCTCTGGGACATCGACCGCCTCCACATGTCCCCGGCCGGCCACAGGAACATGGCCGCCCAGGTGCTGCGCGTGCTTGGCATCGACCACACGCTCACGTCCAAACCCCTGCGGCCCCGGCAGCGTTCGACCATGGCCGAACTGCTCCGCGCGGAGTCAGTGTGGTGGGGTGAGTGGGTGATCCCAATGTTTGGACGGCGCCTGCGCAATGTGACTCTCGGTGATGACCTCGAGCCGCGCTGGCCTGTACCGATCCGCCCGGCAGACGGGCTGAAGCGACTGGCAGCCGGGCGGTTCAGTCCTTCAGCGGGTCATGCCCCCAGTTCATGA
- a CDS encoding SDR family oxidoreductase → MTPRLAVTGSTGRVGGEIARRLSHAGYEQTLLVRDPARAPDLPGATIATASYADREPAVKALHGSDVLFMVSGAEAEDRVDQHRTFIDAAVEAGVQHIIYTSFLAAAPDATFTLGRDHWATEEHIRNSGMAHTFLRDNFYLDVLPLFASDEGVLRGPAGNGRVAAVARTDVARAAVVVLENPNAHVGRTWDLTGPEALSLSEVAAIVTRVTGRQTRYEEETVEEAYASRASYGVPDWQLDAWVTTYTAIASGQLERTTTAVQDLTGAAPLNLEALLRR, encoded by the coding sequence ATGACTCCACGACTTGCGGTTACCGGCTCAACCGGACGCGTCGGCGGCGAAATAGCCCGCCGCCTGTCCCACGCAGGATACGAACAAACGCTTCTGGTGCGTGACCCCGCACGGGCGCCGGACCTCCCGGGAGCGACAATCGCGACAGCGAGCTACGCCGACCGGGAGCCCGCAGTGAAGGCGCTGCACGGGAGCGACGTGCTGTTCATGGTGTCCGGTGCAGAAGCCGAGGACCGCGTGGATCAGCACCGAACGTTCATCGATGCCGCCGTGGAAGCCGGCGTTCAACACATTATCTACACCTCCTTCCTTGCCGCTGCGCCGGACGCGACCTTCACGCTGGGCCGGGATCATTGGGCAACCGAGGAGCACATCCGCAACTCCGGAATGGCCCACACGTTCCTGCGGGACAACTTCTACCTGGATGTTCTGCCTCTTTTCGCGAGTGACGAAGGCGTGCTTCGCGGACCTGCCGGCAATGGCCGGGTAGCAGCAGTGGCGCGGACGGACGTGGCGCGTGCCGCCGTCGTCGTGCTTGAAAATCCGAACGCGCACGTGGGGCGGACCTGGGATCTCACCGGCCCCGAAGCCCTCTCGCTCAGCGAGGTCGCGGCAATCGTCACGCGGGTGACTGGTCGCCAGACCCGCTACGAGGAGGAGACCGTGGAGGAGGCCTATGCTTCACGCGCCTCCTACGGGGTTCCGGACTGGCAACTGGACGCGTGGGTGACCACCTACACAGCGATTGCCTCCGGTCAGCTGGAACGGACGACGACGGCGGTGCAGGACCTCACCGGAGCAGCACCATTGAATCTCGAAGCATTGCTCAGGCGGTAG
- a CDS encoding ArsR/SmtB family transcription factor gives MDGDADRLDRAFMALADPARRSIIAHLSRGPATVNELAAPFNITKQAISRHIQVLEQAELVTRSRDAQRRPVHLNPARLEALTAWIDQYRLARESQFRALDDLLEIQARTGRAPKDPS, from the coding sequence ATGGATGGGGACGCTGATCGTCTGGACCGGGCCTTCATGGCTTTGGCAGACCCGGCGCGACGCAGCATCATCGCCCACCTCAGCCGCGGACCCGCAACCGTCAATGAGTTGGCTGCACCGTTCAACATCACCAAGCAGGCAATCTCCAGGCACATTCAGGTCCTCGAACAGGCTGAACTGGTAACCCGCTCGCGTGATGCCCAGCGTCGCCCAGTGCACCTGAACCCTGCACGGCTGGAGGCGCTCACCGCGTGGATTGACCAATACAGGCTTGCCCGTGAGAGCCAGTTCCGCGCACTCGATGATCTACTCGAAATCCAGGCCAGAACTGGCCGCGCACCCAAGGACCCATCATGA
- a CDS encoding SRPBCC family protein, with the protein MSNPLKLSVPEGVPYIDVEREFDFPVEAVFEAHRDPAMIANWLGPRGMKAEIDHYDFRTGGSYRYTHIGPDGERYDFSGVFHTVRDNEFAIQTFEFLGYPDVVSIESLTFEDLGGGRCKLIGHSVYPSQEARDGMAQSGMEGGMTEGYERLDELLASLPSRA; encoded by the coding sequence ATGAGCAACCCACTCAAGCTTTCCGTGCCGGAAGGCGTCCCCTACATCGACGTCGAGCGGGAGTTCGACTTCCCGGTCGAAGCCGTCTTCGAAGCCCACAGGGACCCCGCGATGATCGCGAACTGGCTCGGCCCTCGTGGAATGAAAGCCGAAATCGACCACTATGACTTCCGAACCGGCGGCAGCTACCGCTATACCCATATCGGGCCGGATGGTGAACGCTATGACTTCAGCGGCGTCTTCCACACCGTGCGGGACAACGAGTTCGCTATTCAGACTTTCGAATTCCTCGGTTATCCCGACGTCGTCAGTATCGAGTCCCTGACCTTCGAAGACCTCGGCGGCGGACGCTGCAAACTGATCGGCCACTCCGTCTACCCCTCCCAGGAGGCTCGCGACGGCATGGCGCAGTCCGGCATGGAGGGCGGCATGACCGAGGGTTACGAGCGCCTCGATGAGCTGCTTGCAAGCCTTCCTTCACGCGCTTGA
- a CDS encoding flavin reductase family protein produces MRRDFHRDQLSAAAFYKLLTSTVVPRPIAWVASRSESGVDNLAPHSFFTVASTDPPIIQFTSVGEKDSLRNIRASGEFTVNFTPENLFERINATGTAFGPEVSEFDAAGLQREASTLISTPRVHESPVALECRLHSLIPVGNCTLILGEVVHAAISEHVLDGDHPRVDLLKPLSRLGRDEWGTVGEVRRIRRIRLEDWPGSFPADGG; encoded by the coding sequence ATGCGCAGGGACTTCCACAGGGACCAACTCTCAGCCGCGGCGTTCTACAAGCTGCTCACCAGTACGGTGGTGCCGCGCCCCATCGCGTGGGTAGCGTCGCGGTCGGAGAGCGGTGTGGACAACCTCGCGCCGCATTCCTTCTTCACCGTTGCATCGACGGACCCGCCGATCATCCAGTTCACGTCGGTCGGTGAAAAGGACAGCCTGCGGAACATCCGGGCAAGCGGCGAGTTCACCGTGAACTTCACTCCGGAGAACCTGTTTGAACGCATCAACGCAACGGGCACCGCATTCGGGCCCGAAGTGAGCGAGTTCGACGCCGCCGGCCTGCAACGCGAAGCGAGCACCTTGATCAGTACGCCGCGCGTACACGAATCCCCCGTTGCGCTGGAGTGCCGCCTGCACAGTCTCATTCCCGTGGGCAACTGCACCCTGATCCTGGGCGAGGTAGTCCATGCAGCCATTTCCGAACACGTGCTCGACGGCGACCACCCTCGCGTGGACCTACTCAAGCCGCTGTCGCGGCTGGGCCGGGACGAATGGGGAACGGTGGGCGAGGTACGCCGGATCAGGAGAATCCGGCTCGAGGACTGGCCCGGCTCCTTCCCGGCGGACGGTGGATGA
- a CDS encoding dienelactone hydrolase family protein: MTSLPSPIGGFEDWPDALRQLGTYQGHNMASARLAQALGVPEPVPEPPVTVHRTQVIDGIELQELGWELPYGPPTKGYLLRPAGTDGPLPGILWLHCHGGNKWLGAERLIDAGSETSAEVANLQRDLYSGRAVANELARAGFAVLVHDSFSWGSRKFLLDPPPARVAEGLAARRALWREEGIQPTPAMEYNAAAAIHEHTIAKTAGLLGTSYAGMVAFEDLAALEVLRNLPGVENGSIGVGGFSGGGGRALILSALAPEVRAAVVCCMMTTFEGLLPSHLDAHSWLLATPGLASSFDWPELTAISTACRYLVQYAGQDPLFTPEGMHDADAMLSAIAHDAPGRYTGSWYDAGHVVTADMLQDALAFLARSL, from the coding sequence ATGACGTCACTCCCGAGCCCAATCGGCGGCTTCGAGGACTGGCCCGACGCCCTGCGGCAGCTCGGCACATACCAGGGGCACAACATGGCGAGCGCGAGACTGGCCCAGGCCCTCGGCGTACCCGAACCCGTCCCCGAACCGCCGGTCACGGTACACCGCACCCAGGTGATCGACGGCATTGAACTGCAGGAGCTTGGATGGGAACTGCCATACGGCCCACCCACCAAGGGCTACCTGCTGAGACCCGCAGGAACGGATGGCCCTCTTCCCGGCATTTTGTGGCTCCACTGCCATGGCGGCAACAAGTGGCTTGGTGCGGAGCGCCTGATCGACGCCGGCTCTGAAACCAGCGCCGAAGTGGCAAACCTTCAGCGAGACCTCTACTCCGGCCGCGCCGTCGCCAACGAGCTGGCCCGCGCCGGCTTCGCTGTGCTGGTCCACGATTCCTTCAGCTGGGGCAGCCGGAAGTTCCTGCTCGACCCGCCACCCGCACGCGTAGCTGAGGGGCTCGCCGCACGGCGAGCGCTCTGGCGGGAGGAAGGCATCCAGCCGACGCCCGCCATGGAGTACAACGCCGCTGCTGCCATCCATGAACACACGATCGCGAAGACTGCCGGCCTGCTCGGCACCAGCTACGCCGGAATGGTGGCCTTTGAGGATCTGGCGGCTTTGGAAGTCCTGCGAAACCTGCCCGGCGTAGAGAACGGAAGTATCGGCGTCGGCGGTTTCTCCGGCGGTGGAGGACGGGCACTGATCCTGTCAGCTCTTGCGCCGGAGGTGCGCGCCGCCGTCGTCTGCTGCATGATGACCACCTTCGAGGGCCTTCTTCCTTCCCACCTGGACGCCCACTCGTGGCTGCTTGCCACTCCGGGCCTGGCGTCGTCGTTCGATTGGCCGGAGCTCACTGCCATCAGTACTGCGTGCCGTTACCTCGTGCAGTACGCGGGCCAGGATCCGCTCTTCACGCCCGAGGGCATGCACGACGCCGACGCGATGTTGAGTGCCATCGCGCACGATGCGCCGGGTCGCTATACCGGATCCTGGTACGACGCCGGCCACGTGGTCACCGCTGACATGCTCCAGGACGCGCTGGCATTCCTGGCTCGTTCCCTCTAA
- a CDS encoding carbohydrate ABC transporter permease, producing MSALSEMSRLKKEPQGKKRKLTAAEKKEELVSYLFLAPWLVGLALITIGPMGASLYLSFTDYNLLQPPEWTGLDNYLRMFEDTRLQNSLGVTFLYVFVSVPLQLIAALALALILDRGMRGLSFYRSVYYLPSLLGGSVAIAVLWRQIFGTSGLINQLLALVGIEGMGWIADPSTALGTLMVLNVWTFGAPMVIFLAGLRQIPTMYYEAAAMDGASKVRQFTTITAPLLTPIIFFNLVLQIIGAFQSFTQAFVVSGGTGGPADSTMFFTLYLYQQGFGNFNMGYASAMAWLLLLIIAAFTFINFIASKWWVFYDD from the coding sequence ATGTCAGCTCTGAGTGAGATGTCCCGGCTGAAGAAAGAGCCGCAAGGAAAGAAGCGGAAGCTGACCGCTGCCGAGAAGAAGGAGGAGCTGGTCTCCTACCTGTTCCTTGCTCCGTGGCTGGTGGGGCTGGCCCTCATCACGATCGGTCCCATGGGTGCATCGCTGTACCTGTCCTTCACCGACTACAACCTGCTCCAGCCACCGGAATGGACCGGGCTGGACAACTACCTTCGGATGTTCGAGGACACCCGGCTCCAGAACTCCCTCGGAGTGACTTTCCTCTACGTCTTCGTCTCGGTTCCCCTCCAGCTCATCGCAGCACTGGCGCTTGCACTGATCCTGGACCGCGGCATGCGGGGCCTGAGCTTCTACCGCTCCGTCTACTACCTGCCCTCCCTGCTCGGCGGCTCCGTTGCCATCGCTGTCCTGTGGCGGCAAATCTTCGGAACCTCGGGGCTCATCAACCAACTTCTGGCACTGGTCGGCATCGAGGGCATGGGGTGGATCGCGGACCCCTCGACCGCGCTGGGCACGCTGATGGTGCTCAACGTCTGGACCTTCGGTGCGCCAATGGTGATCTTCCTGGCCGGTCTCCGCCAGATCCCCACGATGTACTACGAGGCTGCGGCCATGGACGGCGCGTCGAAGGTGCGGCAGTTCACCACCATCACGGCCCCGCTGCTCACCCCGATCATCTTCTTCAACCTGGTGCTCCAGATCATCGGAGCCTTCCAGTCCTTCACGCAGGCGTTCGTCGTTTCCGGCGGCACCGGCGGCCCTGCAGACTCAACGATGTTCTTCACGCTGTACCTCTACCAACAGGGCTTCGGCAACTTCAATATGGGGTACGCCTCGGCCATGGCGTGGCTGCTGCTGCTCATCATCGCCGCCTTTACCTTCATCAACTTCATCGCCTCGAAATGGTGGGTGTTCTATGACGACTAA
- a CDS encoding carbohydrate ABC transporter permease → MTTNIAPQTSTAPAAELKQTPKTPPVRRKNRNNEELSGSTGSRLIKHLVLIVFGVIMLYPLLWMLVSSLRPNDVIFREAGLWLTTFEISNYTEGWNALQSPFGHYMINSMIVVIGSIIGNLVSCSMAAYAFARLKFRRRNLLFAIMLMTIMLPIHVIIVPQYIIFSELGWVNTFIPLVLPKLLATDAFFVFLMVQFIRGLPKELDEAARIDGCGHVRIFTRIILPLMMPALATTTIFTFIWTWNDFFSQLIYLTDPEMYTVPVALRSFVDSTATSSWGSMFAMSIVSLLPVFLVFLFGQKYLVKGIATTGIK, encoded by the coding sequence ATGACGACTAATATCGCGCCCCAGACCAGCACCGCCCCTGCAGCGGAACTGAAACAGACTCCCAAGACGCCGCCGGTTCGCCGGAAGAACCGGAACAACGAGGAGCTGAGCGGAAGCACGGGAAGCCGCCTGATCAAGCACCTTGTGCTCATTGTCTTCGGCGTCATCATGCTCTACCCGCTGCTGTGGATGCTGGTGAGCTCGCTCCGGCCGAATGACGTGATCTTCCGTGAGGCCGGCCTCTGGCTCACCACCTTCGAGATCAGCAACTACACGGAAGGCTGGAACGCCCTCCAGTCACCGTTCGGGCACTACATGATCAACTCGATGATCGTGGTGATCGGCTCGATCATCGGCAATCTGGTGTCCTGCTCCATGGCCGCCTACGCCTTCGCACGGCTGAAGTTCCGCCGTCGTAACCTGTTGTTCGCCATCATGCTCATGACGATCATGCTGCCCATCCACGTGATCATCGTGCCGCAGTACATCATCTTCTCGGAGCTTGGCTGGGTGAACACCTTCATTCCGCTGGTGCTTCCCAAGCTGCTCGCCACGGACGCGTTCTTCGTGTTCCTCATGGTGCAGTTCATCCGCGGACTGCCGAAGGAACTCGACGAGGCGGCGCGGATTGACGGCTGCGGCCACGTGCGGATCTTCACCCGCATCATCCTTCCGCTGATGATGCCCGCGCTGGCCACAACCACCATCTTCACCTTCATCTGGACCTGGAACGACTTCTTCAGCCAGCTGATCTACCTGACCGACCCCGAGATGTACACGGTGCCGGTTGCCCTGCGCTCCTTTGTGGACAGCACCGCCACCTCCTCCTGGGGCTCGATGTTCGCCATGTCCATCGTCTCCCTGCTCCCTGTCTTCCTGGTCTTCCTCTTCGGCCAGAAGTACCTGGTCAAGGGCATCGCCACCACAGGCATCAAATAG